Genomic window (Phragmites australis chromosome 5, lpPhrAust1.1, whole genome shotgun sequence):
CGCCCACTGGCACGCGGCACATGAGCACATCCCGTCTCCCTCCCTACCAGGAAACGCAGCCACGTCCCTGCACGCCGTCCGTGCACCACCGGGTCTTCCACCGCCACGTCTACCACCGAGCGGGAGCGAATATCCGCTCCAACCCGAGGTCCGCTGCTTAACCCAACCCCAGTTACCGTGGTCCCCATCAGAGTTGCCGCCGACTAGAAGAATCCAAGGCCCTCCCCGCTTGTCAGTCACGTGGTTCTCGCCTTCACTGGAGACCTGACCATGGTTCCCCTAACCCCACCGCCTTACCCCGGGTTAGCGCCCCCGCCGTGGGATCTCGACACGTGTTCCGATCAGACGGCGGACGCGGCACCCGCCATAGATATCTCCCCTCCGAGCCGGCTATTTAACCGCACCGGGTCTCCCCTTCCCATCCGCCACAGCACACGGAGAGAGGACAGagaaaaaaaacccccaaatcCCAGAACCCTAGGCGGCGAAGGAGATGGCGTCGAACCCCCGCGTGTTCTTCGACATGACCGTCGGCGGGCAGCCGGCGGGGCGGATCGTGATGGAGCTGTACGCGAGCGAGGTCCCCCGCACCGCGGAGAACTTCCGCGCGCTGTGCACGGGCGAGAAGGGCGTGGGGAAGAGCGGGAAGCCGCTCCACTACAAGGGCTCCACCTTCCACCGCGTGATCCCCGACTTCATGTGCCAGGGCGGCGACTTCACCCGCGGCAACGGCACCGGCGGCGAGTCGATCTACGGCGAGAAGTTCCCCGACGAGAAGTTCGTGCGCAAGCACACGGGCGCGGGCGTGCTCTCCATGGCCAACGCCGGGCCCAACACCAACGGGTCccagttcttcatctgcaccgtGCCCACCCCCTGGCTCGACGGCAAGCACGTCGTCTTCGGGCAGGTCGTCGAGGGTCTCGACATCGTCAAGGCCATCGAGAAGGTGGGCTCGCGCGGCGGCGCCACCCTCAAGGAGGTGAAGATCGCCGACTGCGGCCAGCTCTCCTAGATCTATCTATCCCTTTCCGTCGAGTCCGCGTGCGTCGCTTTCGTTCGCTCTGAAATAAGATGGTGATCTGACTATCTGAGTTGTGGTCGAGTCGAGTCGTTTCTTCTATCCATCCGATCGATCCATGTGTTGTGGTGTCCGTCCGTGGCTGAATTAGCAGGGCTCTATCTAGGTGGATCTGCGAATCCAATCCGGTGTGATGGTCTAATTCGTGTCTATGCTGCTATGGTACGATCCATTCCATGATGGTTCCTTCTACGATAGTATCTGAAACCTCACCTTTGGTGTTTGGGAATCTCTGGATTTTGTTAATTTCTTTGCACCGCTTTATCCACTTCCAGTTGGGACCTTCACCTCCATTACTGCGAGGTCACTCGCTGATGGTAATGGAGGAAGTCTCGGAGCGGCACCAACGGCGACGGCAGGGGCGGAAAATACGTTCGTGGATTTGATCGCTGAGCGGATTCGATGCTCGTCGTCACGCCG
Coding sequences:
- the LOC133918252 gene encoding peptidyl-prolyl cis-trans isomerase — translated: MASNPRVFFDMTVGGQPAGRIVMELYASEVPRTAENFRALCTGEKGVGKSGKPLHYKGSTFHRVIPDFMCQGGDFTRGNGTGGESIYGEKFPDEKFVRKHTGAGVLSMANAGPNTNGSQFFICTVPTPWLDGKHVVFGQVVEGLDIVKAIEKVGSRGGATLKEVKIADCGQLS